Within Chiloscyllium plagiosum isolate BGI_BamShark_2017 unplaced genomic scaffold, ASM401019v2 scaf_2033, whole genome shotgun sequence, the genomic segment AGGCTTTTAGTGGCACATATATTTCTCGGCATCATGCTGATCTGGAGAATTGGTCAGGTCCTTTGTTTCACAGGTCCAATGGAGTAGGCTGATATTAAGAGAGCAACCATGACTTTATTTGTACAATGTTGAGATGCTGCCTGTCCAAATTGATCATGAGAATTCACAGCAACATTTTCTTGCGAAGTGGCCAACTATTTGAGAACAAACCTCTTTTGTAATTCATCACTGTGGATTTCAACAATCTATTCTTTCATTGTAAGCATCAGGGTGAGGCAAGGTCATTGTAGAGATGCAGATATCATAACTGCAAAGGGTACCCCAGGGATAATGCTGGATTGCCCATGGTGTAGCGAGAAATAGTATTTTCCGAGATTGAATGTTGGGCAGTAATCGTAATAATTGATTAAAGACCTTGGCCACATCCATATGGTGGGGCAAATTCTGAGTGGATGATTTGATGGAATGGCAGATTTTAAGGTGAATAGATTTGGTGAAATTTGTTTGCAATAGTACTGCAGTGGTCGAACGTATCAGCCCATTCTTTGTACATGTACACTGAACAAAAAGAGGCAACAAAATGGGTAGAAAATATAGCCCTTTCAATTGGTATAAAATAGGAATATTCCATCTTCAGTCAACTATTTAACTTACTTCCAGATCTGAAAGGAGAATGCCGGAGGTTATACGATATGAAAATCCGGGTATTCAAATCTTTATCAAGAGTGGACATCAGTTTTTGGATAAGGTTCGGAGTTTCCTTGCAACTGCTGTACGAGAGAACAAGATTCAACAAGAAAGGGCAAGAGATTACTTCAGAGAggtattctttttaaatttatagATTAAATAATCATCAAATGTGGAAAGTGTTTGATACAGTGTCCCCCCTAACAAACATATTGTTTAACTGATAACTGCCATTtacattttgaaagtttttgaTTGACATACCAATGGAGTGTCTGCCACCATCCACCCAGCTTTGTGGCATTAATAGACAGGGAGGGTTTCCCACGTAAGTTTACACCATATAAAACACCCAATATAACAAACTGTCAGAGTTGTCTTTTTTATAAATGCAGCAGTATAAGAGCTGGTTCCTCAGGGTCTTCAGGCAAGGATAACATTGCTTCACCCTCCAGTCAGCAACATCTTCTTCCTTATCTTCTACATGATCTATAGCTGGTCATTCACTGCTAGGCCAGCAGGACAGGTGAGATAACAAGGGGAATAAAAGGAGTggtggagagattgagagagtcACTGTGAGATCAGTGGAAGGGATGAGAGCACAGTGGGAAATGCAAGGAGCATCAGAGAGAGTGAGTCATGGTGAGACCAATGGGAGGGGGTGAGCGTACAATGGGATTAAAAGCATCAAtgagagagagggtcacagtgtgacgCATAGGAGGTTACCAAGGAAAATCAGAGAAGAACAAAAGGGTTAAATGATTCATCAGTGAATATCTTCTTTTTCTGTCTGTATTTGTGCCATATTAGGATCTATGAAATTAGGAATTTTAAAGAGGCTATCACAATGGTAAGGGAATTAATAAGATTATAAACAGAGTAAGAGCAGAGCAATCAAGTTAAATCAATAGTTTGAACAGGATACTAGCTGGGATCTTATAGAGGTAGATGATTCCAGATAATACCTTTAAAAACTTTCTTCATACTTTTTCATGATGTTTGTGAGGTGCTTGAAAAGGCTCTCATTGGCAAGTGAGATTGATCCGGATTGTTGTGGCTAGGTCACAAGGAGACAATCTTctatattgttaaaaatcacataacaccaggttatcgtccaacaggttatttggaagcaattgctttcagagcgctgctccttcatcaggtggttgcggagaataagatcatggtcacagaatttatagccacaggagtccagtgtcatggagatgagatacattaaacaattttaaacaATATTGTTGTGTCAGTTCTAGAgtcctgaaaagaaaaaaaaggccttgCATTTAAAAGAATAAGGACTTTCAAAGTGTGGGGATGGGTACATGATGGACAATTATGGCAATCAAatatatgcacagcaagatcccgtaCACAATGATGAGATAAATGACGATATCTGATCTGTTGTTATAATATTACTAAAGGGATAAATAATGAAATAGTTTAGGTGGGAAAGCTCTGGTGCGTACATGGTAAAGGTCACAGTCAAGATGTTTTCAGACCCCCCTAGCCTTTTCAATGTCACACCTTCTTCATATGACATGGAGTGAAGTAATTGCTGGACATTGATTTCTATGATGGTGGGAATCATGGGCAGAGAAATCAGATTATCAATTCACCACTCTTGGCTGAAGACACTTCCAGAGATTTTAGACTCATCCATTCTTTTGCATTGGACAACTCGGAAGTTGGAGGATGAGCAGGCTTACAGGGCCCTGTCCtgttaattcattcattcttCAGCATCATTCTTGACTGAAAATGGCAGGGCTGCAGAGCTTGAGACTGATGCACTGATGTGAAACACTGCCCCACACATGCAGAAGAAACTGTTAAAGGATGTTTTGTATCTGCACCTCCATGCTATCCTGACCTGCTGACAGAACATATAGTTCTATTAAGGCAACATCTTTCTTCAATCATTTTAGTGCTGCTCCATCTGCTTTGCCAGGTCTGTTCATTCTGTGGGAAGTTTCCCCTAGTAGCTTAATCTATATAGAGATACACTGGTTTAACCAGGGCCCCATTATTCCATGCTAATTGCATTTTTCTTCAGTACAAATGTTTCTGTTTCCATGAACTTGTTTCTCATCCTCCTGGTATTAAAATAGAAATGGTTCAACTTTTCAACCTGATGAGTAGCTCTCATCTATGTTGCAGAAATGACTATTTGGCCATTTTAAAATCCAGGCCAATGTACAGAATTAAAGGGAGAAAGCAGGGGAATGGCTTTAATTCATGATGTTCACttggagagccagcacagacatgatgggcagaaTCACATGTAACAATTGTGATATTCTATGTTTAGATCTTTGTGACAGAAAAgttactttttgaaatgtttggtttttatttcacagATACTGCACATAATATTATTTTATGGCCAGATTAATCTTCCTAAGGTTGAGCCAGAAGAAATATTGCAGGAAAGTAACCGTCAATTATCAGCAAGGTATCCAGATATCTTTGAGATGTGCCGCACCCACATTCCAAAACGTCCCCCTTTCACAGTGCTACTCGATgcggtaagtttgcagattacactaaaattggtgggATAGTGGACAGTTGCAGAGgacaatggaaccttgatcagctgggccaatgggctgagaagtggcagatggagattaattttgataaatgcggtGTGTTGTGTTTTGgtcaggcaaatcagggcaggacttatacagttaatggtagggccgcggggagtgttgttgaataaagaggGCCACTGTACCTCAgttgaaggaagaggttgagaaggagagttgttcatgataacctcagttgGTGATAGGAATTGAACTTATGCTATTAATATCACACTGCTTTACAGACCAAacgttcagccaactgagctaaaccactGCCTAATAGCTTTACATTGTTGGATAGTTGTTCATAATATCCTACATTTGTCATTGAAGGACTATTTGTGGAATGATTTGGAGCATTGagagaaaggattttaaaaataggagcaggaacgTAGAGATTGCTGGGGTAGGTTGCTGTAGTCAAACCTGAATTAGATCTGTTCATGATGGTTGCCCTAAAAGTTTATCTCAATCCCTGACTCTCTCTTACTTCTTGTGAGTGATCAACCTTCCACTCACCCTATTTTCTAATATACCTGGCTTTTTGGGATTTTGCTCTGTGGTAATGATCTTCCCTAATTGTCTGTTTAGCTACAAACGAATGTGAAAACtaatttgtcaaatgctttaagtttaaagaagttaaagaaatgtaagttgttaagttatttcttttttttgaatTGTACACATTTGTTTTACAGATTGTTGACATTGTCAGAACAAGACATGAAGATGATGTTTTGCAATGTCTGTTGCTGGAGATAAATGATATGGAAGTTCCTAATGGTAACACACTATGCCGGAATATTTTTGTATCAACAGTTATTAACTTGTGCTATTTTTCTGATCAGTGTATGAAAAGTAGAACACCCAATTACTTTGGTGCTTCAGTGTCATGTAGAGGAGCTAGACAGAGAAAAATAATGATCGATACATTGTGCTGCTACACATGGCACCGTGACATTAGCTGGGCAGTATGTGTTGCAAATCAGTACAATCAAGATGCCTTTAGATTTCCTCCTCGTGTCCACTCGATGGCATTTAACATATTCACTAATGGACAAAGCACCCAGGCAAACCAACGTGTTGAAAATCTTCTGGCTGGATTCAGGGATCAGCAAGTGCCGAGGTTTCTTCAAATTGCCAGAGATCTCAGGCAATTTGGATCCTTAGTTCCCAGAGCCCCTTGTGAAAGATGCTTTGAAATGTTCCCAAACATTCAGTTTTATCCATTTCCACAAGCTCATGAACATGCTCATTGGGAATATGGAAACTGTGCAGAGTGTGAATCACTCAGCCAGCTTCTGAAGTCTCATGAGCAAATTGTCACAAGGCTGCATCGTAACCAATTTCAAATTGGACGTGATAGATTAATAAATGCAAAAAATAGACGACTTGAACAAAACCTCCAACTGTTAGAGTTTAGATTCAGGGATGTAGTTCAATTTGAAGGTAATCAATTATAAAGGGATCTGCCTGGAAAGATTCCTAAATTGAAAGCACATTAGAATACACAGTATGTCatgttcctgattcctgaagaagggcatgtgcccgaaacgtcgaatcttctgttccctagatgctgcctgacctgctgtgctgttccagcaataaagtttcagctttgatctccagcgtctgcagacctcactttctcctcgaagatgttCCTGATCAACCTACTAATAAGTATACTGCTTGTATA encodes:
- the LOC122547214 gene encoding uncharacterized protein LOC122547214 isoform X2 encodes the protein MPEVIRYENPGIQIFIKSGHQFLDKVRSFLATAVRENKIQQERARDYFREILHIILFYGQINLPKVEPEEILQESNRQLSARYPDIFEMCRTHIPKRPPFTVLLDAIVDIVRTRHEDDVLQCLLLEINDMEVPNDAKQSNSNLLSRAIFTEEK
- the LOC122547214 gene encoding uncharacterized protein LOC122547214 isoform X3; this translates as MPEVIRYENPGIQIFIKSGHQFLDKVRSFLATAVRENKIQQERARDYFREILHIILFYGQINLPKVEPEEILQESNRQLSARYPDIFEMCRTHIPKRPPFTVLLDAIVDIVRTRHEDDVLQCLLLEINDMEVPNDAA
- the LOC122547214 gene encoding uncharacterized protein LOC122547214 isoform X1 → MPEVIRYENPGIQIFIKSGHQFLDKVRSFLATAVRENKIQQERARDYFREILHIILFYGQINLPKVEPEEILQESNRQLSARYPDIFEMCRTHIPKRPPFTVLLDAIVDIVRTRHEDDVLQCLLLEINDMEVPNGNTLCRNIFVSTVINLCYFSDQCMKSRTPNYFGASVSCRGARQRKIMIDTLCCYTWHRDISWAVCVANQYNQDAFRFPPRVHSMAFNIFTNGQSTQANQRVENLLAGFRDQQVPRFLQIARDLRQFGSLVPRAPCERCFEMFPNIQFYPFPQAHEHAHWEYGNCAECESLSQLLKSHEQIVTRLHRNQFQIGRDRLINAKNRRLEQNLQLLEFRFRDVVQFEGNQL